A window of Candidatus Nitrospira allomarina genomic DNA:
GAGAAATTATCTTTCCTGATAAAGAGGATGTTATGACGAATCAAGAAAAAGCCAAATTGATTGCGCCCTGGATCAATCCTGCAGAACGGGTCACGGTGGATTTTAACGATGTGACAGGATTGAATGCTGAAGTGTTCGGATGCACCGAAAGCGTGGTTTATTTGTTATTTCAAGAAGCGTTCCCGCATATGAAAGAACAAGTCACCATTCCGTTGAAAGCGGTCCAGGTGGAAGAGGATGATGGACATTATACCCGGGATCCCGATGCCCCTCTTCAATGGCGATTGCGACTCCGGGTGAATCAAAACCGTCCGGAAGGAATATGACATCGCTCACACCGCACGCGGAGTAGGTCCAACTCTACTTGATCCATTGGATATGTCGATTAGGAGGAAAGAATTCGGGAGGAAGAATTAGACGATGGGCGGACATGACCCCCACAACTTGTCCATTCACAATTTGTTGGGTTTCGGGCTATCGTGAAAGTAAGATCCTCCCAATAATTCTATTTTAACGAAAGGAGAAAACGATGAAATTAATAGCAAAGGAACGCATGAAAGTAGGAACTGCCGTGATGGCCTTGTGCTTGGGCATACCTGTCCTGGCGCAGGCGGACTCATCCTATGATTACAGGGATCGATCGCATGTCGACACACGCGGGTGGTCGGATTCCCGTTATTATGATGCCGATCATGACCGGAATCGCGATCGAAATAATGATAACCGGGGGTATTACACAGACCAATATGGTGATCTGGATACCATGGAGGATCAGGACAATAACCACAGGTATCGGGGAGAGGGATATGTGACTCAGGACGGATACCGGTCCACCGCTTCCCATCCACGGAACCCGAATGATCTTCGGCGTGCCGACCAAACCATTCGGCGAGATATCCTTGCCGAGCTGGGCGAGGGCACCGATAGAGTTCACGTTAGTGTAGAAAATGGCGTCGCGACGCTATCCGGCATGGTCTTAAATCGTGAAGCCATGATGGAAGCGGAGGAGGCTGCTTATGATGGCGGCGCGCGAAAAGTGCGAAACGAATTGCAGGTATTTCGATATGATGAGCGACCGTGGGGAGAGATGAGTGATAGGAGTTTGGCCAAGGCTGTGAGGGAAGAATTGGCGTGGAGTCCCTATGTGGATGAGGATCCGATTCGGGTGAATGCCCGGCGAGGAGTGGTGACGCTGCAAGGAACTGTTAAGGACCGATCGCAAATGGCGGCTGCAGTCGAAAATGCCTATGAAGCCGGAGCCCGACGTGTCAATAATCAACTCAGGATTGCCAACTAACTCAGTAATCCGGATGCCTATCAATGGGTTGGGGATGGGCAAATTTCCATGCTCTTTCCCAGGCATCCAAATGCTGAATGGATGTAGAACAATAGTGACGCAAACGACGGAGCAAATCATTGAGAATAGATACACATTCATTACGCAATAGTCCAACAGAAAGGGGAGAATTATGCCAATTTTATTGTGGATTTTAGGGGTTCCTTTCAGTCTCGTGCTGATATTATGGTTGTTCGGAGTCATCGCTTTTTGAGAAGCCATTTCCCGGATTCAATTGGGATAATGAAAGTGAACAACCAAGTGACTTGAGTACCATTTAATATATTGTTTGTAGGATATGACGGGCCCGGGTATTTCAGTTTAAGGAATGTCCGGGCCCGTTACTATAATGGTGCATCCGTCTTTTGTCTTTCGCACACGAATTCGCGGAGTACCCCGGGTATCCGGCAGACTTTGTCGCGACAGGCTTTACGAAAAACCGAAGCAAATGTCCATTTGTTCATGTGGCGTTATATGGTAAAGCTGAATCTGAAAATGAAGCGTACGGATTCCTATGAAATTACGGAGAAAGAATAGGCCGATGCCAATATCAGAGAAAATACAACAGGCTGAATATGGAGAAGGGCGTAGCGTCCTGGTTCTTTTTAATGTGGTCGTGGGGGTATTTGCCACAGCTCTCCTCTGGGCATTTCAAATAACGCCTTTTGCGGCAGGCTTGTCGACAAATTCCATTCAAGGCAATTTGCATCCGGAAATCCGTCAGGAGAACACCATTTCTATGGGGACCCCACCAGGGAGGACCTTAATCTATTCTTTGGAACCCTGGGGCGGGATTCAGATTGACGCTGCTGGAAAATCTCGCTTCGCAATGCGGGATGTCTCTATTCTGCCTTGGAGGTCGGGTGACAATCTCCTGTTAACAACCGCACACATGAGCATGGTCGCAGAATTTGAAACGGGCATTCGGCGACGAGACATTCGTCCGTCCGTTCAATATATCCGAGTTCGAAATTTGAATTGGATTACGACATCATGATGAATGGCCTAACTTTCGTTTTTAGCATAGATATTATG
This region includes:
- a CDS encoding BON domain-containing protein produces the protein MKLIAKERMKVGTAVMALCLGIPVLAQADSSYDYRDRSHVDTRGWSDSRYYDADHDRNRDRNNDNRGYYTDQYGDLDTMEDQDNNHRYRGEGYVTQDGYRSTASHPRNPNDLRRADQTIRRDILAELGEGTDRVHVSVENGVATLSGMVLNREAMMEAEEAAYDGGARKVRNELQVFRYDERPWGEMSDRSLAKAVREELAWSPYVDEDPIRVNARRGVVTLQGTVKDRSQMAAAVENAYEAGARRVNNQLRIAN